In the genome of Salvelinus sp. IW2-2015 linkage group LG25, ASM291031v2, whole genome shotgun sequence, one region contains:
- the LOC111951608 gene encoding homeobox protein HMX2-like: MSTTEDSGSKCSSAPISSFTIQSILGTSSEKPRSGVKESSKGLQLARKRSLSVSSEEECSGGEDSADCFCSDRGHSEPCNRHQPLNFSCLGSTTGLISVRDGIARRPHLTQPLLQDYKEEQERPCNPMSPISEERQTDGADKQSNSSKKKTRTVFSRSQVYQLESTFDMKRYLSSSERACLASSLQLTETQVKTWFQNRRNKWKRQLSAELEAANMAHASAQTLVGMPLVFRDSSLLRVPVPRSIAFPTPLYYPGSSLPGLPLYNLYNKIEY, from the exons ATGAGTACCACAGAAGACAGCGGAAGCAAGTGCTCGTCGGCCCCAATTTCCAGTTTCACTATTCAGTCGATATTGGGCACTTCGTCGGAGAAGCCACGGTCGGGGGTGAAGGAGAGTTCCAAGGGACTGCAGCTGGCGAGGAAGCGCTCGCTGTCGGTGTCTTCAGAAGAGGAGTGCAGCGGTGGGGAGGACTCTGCAGACTGTTTCTGTTCGGATCGTGGTCACAGCGAGCCATGCAACCGACATCAACCACTAAATTTTTCATGTTTAG GTTCAACAACGGGACTTATTTCAGTCCGTGACGGGATTGCACGGCGACCGCACCTGACACAGCCTCTGCTGCAGGATTAcaaagaggaacaagagagaCCATGCAATCCAATGTCACCTATTTccgaggagagacagacagacggtgcGGACAAGCAGAGCAACTCGTCCAAGAAGAAGACTCGTACAGTCTTCTCGCGGAGTCAGGTGTACCAGCTCGAATCCACGTTTGATATGAAGAGGTATTTGAGCAGCTCCGAGCGAGCCTGTTTAGCATCTAGTCTACAGCTAACAGAAACTCAGGTGAAGACGTGGTTTCAAAACCGCAGGAACAAATGGAAGCGACAACTGTCGGCGGAACTGGAGGCCGCGAACATGGCACACGCCTCCGCACAGACACTGGTCGGAATGCCGCTTGTTTTTAGAGATAGCTCCCTGCTCCGGGTACCAGTTCCAAGATCTATCGCTTTTCCAACGCCACTATACTACCCTGGCAGCAGCCTACCAGGGTTACCATTGTACAATCTGTATAACAAGATTGAATATTGA
- the LOC111952078 gene encoding homeobox protein HMX3 → MPETAQETCTPVKDSPFFIKNLLNCDSKPSKPKPIFASAKAAFEGGFSLSQVGDFNFPRFELPTQRFALPAHYLERASAWWYPYTLSAASHLHRTEVAEKARARDSSPTSGTDRDSPDLVLKSDPDGKEDEDNKSGDEIVLDESDSEDTKKDSGVDDRKKNEDSDEKKACRKKKTRTVFSRSQVFQLESTFDMKRYLSSTERAGLAASLHLTETQVKIWFQNRRNKWKRQLAAELEAANLSHAAAQRIVRVPILYHENSASETGNATGNVPVSQSLLTFPHHLYYSHPIVTSVPLLRPV, encoded by the exons ATGCCCGAGACGGCGCAAGAGACGTGCACTCCGGTGAAAGACTCTCCCTTCTTCATTAAGAACTTACTTAACTGTGATAGTAAACCATCCAAACCGAAGCCCATCTTCGCCTCGGCAAAGGCGGCGTTTGAAGGGGGCTTTTCCCTATCCCAGGTCGGGGACTTTAACTTTCCTCGCTTTGAGTTACCCACACAGAGGTTTGCTTTACCGGCGCACTATCTGGAGCGAGCCTCAGCATGGTGGTATCCCTACACGCTCAGCGCAGCCAGTCATCTACACAGAACGGAAG TTGCCGAGAAGGCAAGAGCAAGAGACTCTTCTCCAACCTCAGGCACGGACCGCGACTCGCCAGACCTGGTGCTCAAATCCGATCCAGACGGCAAAGAAGACGAGGACAACAAAAGTGGTGATGAAATAGTTCTAGACGAGAGTGATTCTGAGGACACAAAGAAAGACAGTGGGGTAGACGACAGGAAGAAAAACGAGGACAGTGACGAAAAGAAAGCATGTCGAAAAAAGAAAACACGCACCGTGTTCTCTCGGAGTCAGGTGTTTCAGCTTGAGTCCACCTTTGACATGAAACGCTACTTGAGCAGTACCGAGAGGGCTGGATTGGCTGCGTCATTGCACCTGACAGAGACACAGGTAAAGATTTGGTTCCAGAACAGAAGAAATAAATGGAAGAGGCAGCTTGCCGCTGAACTAGAGGCTGCCAATCTGAGCCACGCCGCTGCACAGAGGATAGTGCGAGTGCCCATCCTCTACCACGAGAACTCTGCCTCAGAGACTGGCAATGCAACCGGCAACGTTCCTGTGAGCCAGTCGCTCCTCACCTTCCCCCACCATCTCTATTACTCTCACCCAATCGTCACCTCTGTGCCACTACTCAGACCTGTTTGA